One window of the Zea mays cultivar B73 chromosome 3, Zm-B73-REFERENCE-NAM-5.0, whole genome shotgun sequence genome contains the following:
- the LOC100383546 gene encoding putative RING zinc finger domain superfamily protein: protein MPAQKRRLPSPSSKPRDDVAATASDAAAGGGVGEGRGGRPPLPSRDAAKRWLTDPEPQQGFEDDSDAEDDGGADGDSEFSQSDGGGNDGFMLVKLAEIRKEVQCPICLGIIRKTRTVMECLHRFCRDCIDKSMRLGNNECPSCRTHCASRRSLRDDPNYDALIAALYPDIDKYEEEELAFNEQEMTRNQKIQETIEETFRRQSQAIGKKRSIAKETGTAFARKYRRNMRTRGRGRTTTPDIAPTSSNEEDREGENVNEVTKVPSSADDHSPDLRQKRCRKTSTSQASPARNIGSSDHSFEENDELVAAKEILATSPLRGEMLAWGKNGTRSQNRHGSAGSNGRIGRSGRIAKLVDHLCNADEMDKEFQLYLVLLPVDGQTIPHLEKPYLSCQPTLSIQHLVELIALQLSRKVEELEMYIRMDGDHGSVGSMACSIGEFDGLERLREDKLLSELHPSFASSNGDLELRYALKTRD, encoded by the exons ATGCCTGCGCAAAAGCGCCGGCTCCCATCGCCGTCTTCGAAACCCCGCGACGACGTCGCGGCTACAGCCTCTGATGCCGCCGCCGGCGGAGGCGTAGGAGAAGGAAGAGGAGGACGCCCGCCGCTGCCGAGCAGGGACGCCGCCAAACGGTGGTTGACTGACCCGGAGCCACAGCAAGGATTCGAAGACG ATTCGGACGCGGAGGATGATGGCGGCGCGGACGGCGACAGCGAGTTCTCCCAGAGCGACGGCGGCGGCAACGACGG GTTTATGCTAGTGAAATTAGCAGAGATAAGGAAGGAGGTTCAGTGCCCTATCTGTTTAG GCATTATTCGGAAGACAAGGACAGTTATGGAATGTCTGCACCGCTTCTGTAGAGACTGCATTGACAAATCTATGCGGCTAGG AAATAATGAATGCCCATCGTGTCGCACTCATTGTGCAAGTCGACGTTCTTTGAGGGACGATCCTAACTATGATGCACTGATTGCAGCCTTATATCCAGATATTGATAAGTACGAGGAAGAG GAACTTGCTTTTAATGAGCAGGAGATGACTCGGAATCAAAAG ATACAAGAAACCATTGAGGAAACATTCCGAAGACAGTCCCAGGCAATTGGTAAGAAACGTTCTATAGcaaaagaaactggcactgccttTGCAAGGAAGTACAGAAGAAATATGCGAACACGGGGGAGAGGTAGAACTACTACCCCTGATATTGCTCCTACTAGCTCAAATGAGGAGGATAGGGAAGGAGAAAATGTCAATGAGGTCACCAAAGTACCATCTTCTGCTGACGATCATTCTCCAGATTTAAGACAGAAAAGATGCAGGAAGACGTCCACATCACAAGCATCGCCTGCTAGAAACATTGGCAGTAGTGATCACAGCTTTGAGGAGAACGATGAATTAGTTGCCGCAAAAGAAATTTTAGCCACCTCTCCATTGCGaggggagatgcttgcatggggtAAAAATGGTACACGGAGCCAAAATCGACATGGCAGTGCTGGTTCAAATGGCAGGATTGGAAGGAGCGGGCGCATTGCCAAATTGGTGGATCACCTATGTAATGCTGATGAAATGGATAAAGAG TTCCAGTTGTATCTGGTTCTGCTTCCTGTCGATGGACAAACCATACCTCACTTGGAAAAGCCTTATCTAAGTTGTCAACCAACCTTGTCCATTCAACATCTTGTAGAG TTAATTGCTCTTCAGTTGTCTCGGAAAGTCGAAGAACTTGAGATGTACATAAGGATGGACGGCGACCATGGAAGTGTTGGCTCGATGGCTTGCAGTATAGGTGAATTTGATGGCTTGGAAAGGCTGAGGGAAGATAAACTTCTTTCGGAACTTCATCCTTCGTTTGCCTCTAGCAACGGTGATCTG GAGTTGCGATATGCTTTGAAAACTCGAGACTAG